Genomic DNA from Marnyiella aurantia:
GGAGGACGATGAAGAAAAACAGCAGCAAATAACATTGCTTTACAAAGTAATTAAAATGCTTCCAAAGGTGGAAAGGGCCATTGTAATGATGTATCTGGACGACCTGCCCTACCGGGACATATCAGAAAACCTTGGAATTTCTGAGGTGAATGCACGGGTGAAAATGAACCGCCTGAAGAAGAGATTAAAAGAACTAATGGAGAAACATGCCTGACTTTAATTTAGACGATTTAAAAAAAACATGGCAGGAACAGGAAGTTCGGCCAAAATATGGCAACTCTGATATTCTGGAAATGCTGAATCATAAATCGCGCAATTATGTAAAATATATCCTGTGGATCAGCGTGATAGAATTCCTGTTCTTCACCGGGCTGTCTGTGTTCTACATCTTTAAAAGTGAAGAAACCAACAGCTTCATTTCAGCCATAGAAAAACTTGGTGTACAAAAAACGCCCGAACTGCAGCAGGAGTTTTCACACTTATATAATTTACTGAAAGCTGTGAGTTTTCTGATTACAGGCTTTTTTGTTGTAAAATTTTATCAAAACTACCGTCGCATAAATCTGGAGGCTAACCTTAAGAAATTTATTCTGCAAATCATAGTTTTCCGCAGGACTGTAAACCATTTTATCCTGGCCAATATTCTTTTGCTGATATTGTTTACAGGTATTCTGACCGTTTTTATTTTCCGTACGCTTTCGGTACAGAACATCACTCTGGGGCAACCTACTTTAGTTGGTTTCCTTACCGGAATTGGTATTGCGACACTGGGAAGCGTAGGTCTGATCTGGCTATATTACCGAATCGTTTACGGCATCATTATGAAGAAACTGGGACGTAACCTTAGTCAGCTGAAAGACATTGAAAACA
This window encodes:
- a CDS encoding beta-carotene 15,15'-monooxygenase produces the protein MPDFNLDDLKKTWQEQEVRPKYGNSDILEMLNHKSRNYVKYILWISVIEFLFFTGLSVFYIFKSEETNSFISAIEKLGVQKTPELQQEFSHLYNLLKAVSFLITGFFVVKFYQNYRRINLEANLKKFILQIIVFRRTVNHFILANILLLILFTGILTVFIFRTLSVQNITLGQPTLVGFLTGIGIATLGSVGLIWLYYRIVYGIIMKKLGRNLSQLKDIENSTDGE